One genomic segment of Chitinophaga parva includes these proteins:
- the thiS gene encoding sulfur carrier protein ThiS, translating to MNITINHQIEEVAENACLHDVVQERLGEKLHGIAVAVNHVVIPRERYATHALQANDNILIIKATQGG from the coding sequence ATGAATATCACCATCAATCACCAGATCGAAGAAGTTGCCGAAAATGCCTGCCTGCACGACGTTGTACAGGAAAGGCTCGGGGAAAAACTGCACGGCATCGCCGTGGCGGTAAACCACGTGGTCATCCCCCGGGAGCGCTATGCCACGCATGCCCTGCAGGCTAACGACAACATCCTCATCATCAAAGCCACACAAGGAGGTTAA
- the thiC gene encoding phosphomethylpyrimidine synthase ThiC, with product MQVTSPTITTAPISGSRKIYVPGTLFHLQVPMREITLTDTRLQDGTTVQHAPVTVYDTSGPYTDAATEIDVRKGLSRLRESWIADRADTVELPAPSSHYGQLRAANESLDHLRFHSQHRPHKAIAGANVSQLHYARKGIITAEMEYVAIRENQRLQEAFRNGDATLTHQHAGHSFGANTPASWITPEFVRDEIAAGRAIIPANINHPELEPMIIGRNFLVKVNANIGNSAVTSSIEEEVEKAVWACRWGADTIMDLSTGKHIHETREWIIRNSPVPIGTVPIYQALEKVNGRAEALTWELFRDTLIEQAEQGVSYFTIHAGVLLRYIPLTAKRLTGIVSRGGSIMAKWCLAHHRENFLYTHFEEICEIMKAYDVAFSLGDGLRPGSIADANDAAQFAELETLGELTKIAWRHDVQVMIEGPGHVPMHLVKANMDKQLATCQEAPFYTLGPLTTDIAPGYDHITSAIGAAMIGWFGTAMLCYVTPKEHLGLPNKQDVKDGVIAYKLAAHAADLAKGHPGAQYRDNALSQARFEFRWEDQFNLSLDPDTARAFHDESLPAEGAKVAHFCSMCGPKFCSMQITQEIRSSAAAGMFEKAEAFKAQGHEIYS from the coding sequence ATGCAAGTTACATCGCCCACCATCACTACCGCACCCATTTCCGGCTCCCGGAAGATCTATGTGCCCGGCACTCTGTTTCATCTGCAGGTACCTATGCGGGAGATAACGCTTACGGATACACGCTTGCAAGACGGAACCACCGTACAGCATGCACCCGTTACCGTGTATGACACCAGTGGTCCTTACACAGACGCCGCTACGGAGATAGATGTGCGCAAGGGCCTGTCCCGCTTACGCGAAAGCTGGATAGCAGACCGTGCAGACACCGTGGAATTGCCTGCCCCCAGCTCGCACTACGGTCAGTTGCGCGCGGCCAATGAGAGCCTCGATCACCTGCGCTTTCACAGCCAGCACCGCCCACACAAAGCCATTGCCGGCGCTAATGTATCCCAGCTGCACTATGCCCGCAAAGGCATTATCACCGCGGAAATGGAATACGTGGCCATCCGTGAAAACCAGCGTCTGCAGGAAGCCTTCCGCAACGGGGATGCCACGCTTACCCACCAACACGCTGGACATAGCTTTGGCGCCAATACACCAGCCTCCTGGATCACGCCGGAGTTTGTGCGGGATGAAATTGCCGCCGGCAGGGCCATTATCCCCGCAAACATTAATCACCCGGAATTAGAGCCTATGATCATTGGCCGTAATTTCCTGGTGAAGGTGAATGCGAATATTGGTAACAGCGCGGTGACCTCCTCCATCGAGGAAGAAGTGGAAAAAGCTGTGTGGGCCTGCCGCTGGGGTGCAGATACTATCATGGATCTCTCCACCGGCAAGCATATCCACGAAACAAGGGAATGGATCATCCGCAATTCACCGGTTCCCATTGGCACTGTACCAATTTACCAGGCGTTGGAGAAGGTGAACGGCAGGGCGGAAGCCCTTACCTGGGAGCTTTTTCGGGATACGTTGATAGAACAGGCGGAGCAAGGTGTTTCTTATTTCACCATCCATGCAGGTGTGTTGCTGCGTTATATACCGCTCACGGCCAAACGCCTTACCGGCATTGTGTCGCGGGGCGGCAGCATCATGGCCAAGTGGTGCCTGGCACACCACCGGGAAAATTTCCTGTACACCCACTTTGAAGAGATCTGTGAGATCATGAAAGCTTACGATGTGGCATTCTCCCTGGGAGATGGCCTTCGTCCAGGCAGCATTGCAGATGCCAATGACGCTGCGCAGTTTGCAGAACTGGAAACACTGGGTGAGCTTACTAAAATTGCCTGGCGCCACGATGTGCAGGTAATGATCGAAGGCCCTGGCCACGTGCCCATGCATCTTGTGAAAGCCAATATGGATAAGCAGCTGGCCACCTGCCAGGAGGCACCGTTCTACACGCTTGGCCCGCTCACGACCGATATTGCACCAGGTTATGATCACATCACATCCGCTATCGGGGCCGCAATGATCGGTTGGTTTGGTACTGCGATGTTGTGTTATGTAACGCCCAAAGAGCACCTGGGGCTACCCAATAAGCAGGATGTGAAAGATGGTGTTATTGCCTATAAACTGGCCGCGCACGCAGCAGACCTGGCCAAAGGCCATCCTGGTGCGCAGTACCGCGACAACGCATTGAGCCAGGCCCGCTTTGAGTTCCGCTGGGAAGACCAGTTCAACCTGTCCCTGGACCCGGATACCGCGCGTGCTTTTCACGATGAATCACTGCCGGCGGAAGGTGCCAAGGTGGCCCATTTCTGCTCCATGTGCGGGCCAAAGTTCTGCTCTATGCAGATCACCCAGGAAATACGCAGCTCCGCCGCAGCAGGCATGTTTGAAAAAGCGGAAGCATTTAAAGCACAGGGCCACGAAATCTATTCCTGA
- a CDS encoding thiamine phosphate synthase, with translation MVMVVTLPEMLRDEALHINAMFAAGLQRLHLRKPGASEAALRALMDAVDEQCYHRIAWHQSHHLAIRYGSKRLHFPEWMRLRYQPDVWRLLQVEQCVLSTSIHKPVQLPDCFSYAFAGPVFDSISKQGYTAGNAIHTLFTGNAYVALGGITDANCCQLRSLGIRSIAVSGAVWQAADPVTAFQKINTAWHTADQLY, from the coding sequence ATGGTGATGGTGGTGACCCTCCCGGAAATGTTGCGGGATGAAGCCCTGCACATCAATGCGATGTTTGCCGCAGGCCTGCAACGGTTGCACCTGCGCAAACCAGGGGCTTCCGAAGCGGCATTGCGCGCGCTGATGGATGCTGTGGATGAACAGTGCTACCACCGCATTGCCTGGCACCAAAGCCATCACCTGGCCATCCGCTATGGGAGTAAGCGCCTGCATTTCCCGGAGTGGATGCGCCTGCGCTACCAACCCGATGTGTGGCGCTTGCTACAGGTAGAGCAATGTGTGCTAAGCACCTCCATCCACAAACCGGTACAGCTGCCGGATTGCTTCAGTTACGCTTTTGCCGGCCCGGTGTTCGACAGCATTTCCAAACAGGGATATACGGCGGGTAATGCTATCCACACGTTATTCACCGGCAATGCATACGTGGCCCTTGGCGGTATTACCGACGCTAATTGCTGCCAGCTTCGTTCGCTCGGTATCCGGAGCATTGCCGTAAGTGGCGCGGTATGGCAGGCTGCGGACCCGGTAACTGCCTTTCAGAAAATAAATACAGCATGGCATACAGCAGACCAATTGTACTAA
- a CDS encoding hydroxymethylpyrimidine/phosphomethylpyrimidine kinase — protein MAYSRPIVLSMAGLDPSGGAGLLADMKTVEQHRCIGMGVATAWTVQTESRFESVHWLSLQEILSQLQPLLSQYRIGAVKIGIVPNLEILRTLLQVLPNVPVVWDPVLVASAGGSFLQEITDHLLEEVLHRVMLVTPNVPESNVLQLPRTGCTTYLKGGHDRTHKGRDVLYRGISLMHEFPSSGELPAKHGSGCVLSSAIAAGLAKGEGLVTACTNAKAYTEKILASNNQRLAYHYV, from the coding sequence ATGGCATACAGCAGACCAATTGTACTAAGCATGGCAGGCCTGGACCCCAGTGGGGGGGCGGGTTTGCTGGCAGATATGAAAACGGTGGAGCAACACCGCTGCATAGGAATGGGGGTGGCCACCGCATGGACCGTGCAAACGGAAAGCCGGTTTGAAAGTGTGCATTGGCTGTCATTACAGGAAATACTTTCCCAGTTGCAGCCATTATTATCGCAGTACAGGATCGGCGCCGTGAAGATCGGCATCGTTCCAAACCTGGAAATATTACGCACACTGTTGCAGGTGCTGCCCAATGTGCCCGTGGTATGGGATCCCGTGCTGGTGGCTAGTGCAGGAGGGAGTTTCCTGCAGGAAATTACGGACCACCTGCTGGAAGAAGTGCTGCACCGGGTTATGTTGGTGACGCCCAATGTGCCGGAAAGCAATGTCCTGCAACTGCCACGTACCGGTTGCACCACCTACCTGAAAGGTGGCCATGATAGAACGCATAAAGGAAGAGATGTTTTGTACAGGGGTATATCGCTTATGCATGAATTTCCCTCTTCCGGCGAGCTGCCTGCCAAGCATGGCTCCGGCTGCGTGCTTTCCTCGGCCATTGCCGCCGGCCTGGCAAAAGGAGAGGGGCTTGTTACTGCCTGCACTAACGCTAAGGCATATACGGAAAAGATATTAGCCAGTAATAACCAACGTTTAGCTTATCATTATGTATAA